The DNA region GGGGGCAACAAAATTCTCAGAAAGAGGGTTTTGAACAAATGGATTATGCTCTTTCTAAAGGTGTGAATTTTTGGGATACTGCTGAAATGTATGCTTTCCCTAGAACTCCTGAAACTTATGGAAAAACAGAGGAGATTATAGGAAATTGGATTGAATCTACAAAAAAAAGAGAAAAAGTTATCCTAGCAACAAAATTCTCACCTATTTCTTATGCTAGAAATGAAGATACTCCTCTAATTAATAAGAGAAATATTATTTTAGCTGTAGATAATAGTCTCAAAAGGTTAAAAACTGATTATATTGATCTTTACCAATTTCATTGGCCTATGAATAGACCACACTACCATTTTAATTTATGGTGGAACTTTGAGCCTACTAAAAATAATTTGGATAAACCACAGATTATTGAGAATATTTTAGAAACTTTACAAACCTGCAATGACCTTATTAAAGCTGGTAAAATTAAACACATTGGAATATCAAATGATTCAGCATGGGGAATTAGCCAATTTATTAATCTCTCGGAAAAATATAATTTACCACGTATTCAAAGCCTACAAAATGAATATAATTTACTACGCCGTAGAGATGAAACTGATATTATGGAAACCTGTGCACTCGAAGAGATTTCATATTTAACATGGTCGCCTCTCGAGCAAGGGATTATAACTGGTAAATATACTAATAATAAACGTCCAGATCAGTCACGTATGTCAAATAAGTTTTTTTCTAATCAGAGTTTAAAAGAT from Francisella halioticida includes:
- a CDS encoding aldo/keto reductase, whose amino-acid sequence is MKYTKLGKTDINISRICLGTMTWGQQNSQKEGFEQMDYALSKGVNFWDTAEMYAFPRTPETYGKTEEIIGNWIESTKKREKVILATKFSPISYARNEDTPLINKRNIILAVDNSLKRLKTDYIDLYQFHWPMNRPHYHFNLWWNFEPTKNNLDKPQIIENILETLQTCNDLIKAGKIKHIGISNDSAWGISQFINLSEKYNLPRIQSLQNEYNLLRRRDETDIMETCALEEISYLTWSPLEQGIITGKYTNNKRPDQSRMSNKFFSNQSLKDMLDYRLDVKDEVINRYIDIAKKHNLDICQMAIAFTIRKSYMSSSIIGATTMQQLKTNIDAINFELSQEVLADIEKVRRKYPVPF